A genomic stretch from Candidatus Paceibacterota bacterium includes:
- a CDS encoding tail fiber domain-containing protein, whose translation TTADAIAIGSALDSFALTSTGLSVTSGGALTGVTSIDTIAHSATAITFEGVGTLTSGGSTSLTVDSHSTGALNLGTSNDAKTINLGTGTAGNTINIGTNNTIADTISIGSALDALALSSTGLNLTTGGALTGVASVDTIAFSATAMTFAGAGALSSTGANALTLDSGTTGALNLGTGANAKAITIGNATGATDVTINAGTGGVDIGANAIAKLVQVGTTTGASRLNLGAGTGGVFLNGLAAAASGNLVVCINNTSKQLYVGSSNTVCNSSSARFKHSIEDIPLGLAAVKQMRPVSFEYNETNERALGFIAEEVANIDERLIIRDEGGLPYAINPDYFIPIITKGVQELSNKLELFLTNSGISMDGLNQLALNGGLRVSGEVDLGKDSVGEAVIRSGATEISVVFTTAYTQMPVVTITKMTQGILTDNYIDEVSRTGFKIKIAPAQQKDMRFSWHAFGSTNGIRLFSDGNVEDVNSTSILLNQTENTNNQSITTGGDIHLPDTVIGTEVGTSTTATTTPEEATTTTESTNVPILIEEPPITTPQTETPESDPLITESGQPSDPVETIAP comes from the coding sequence GGAACCTTGACTTCAGGTGGTAGTACTTCGCTTACGGTTGATTCACATTCTACAGGTGCCCTAAATCTCGGGACCAGCAATGATGCAAAGACAATTAACCTTGGTACAGGGACTGCCGGAAATACGATCAACATCGGCACAAATAACACCATTGCAGACACGATTAGCATTGGATCTGCGCTCGATGCACTTGCACTTTCCTCAACGGGTCTCAATCTCACTACCGGAGGAGCACTTACCGGTGTTGCCTCGGTTGACACTATTGCCTTCAGTGCAACTGCGATGACTTTTGCGGGCGCAGGAGCACTGTCTTCCACAGGTGCAAATGCCCTCACCCTTGATTCGGGGACAACGGGTGCGTTGAATCTTGGCACGGGTGCAAATGCAAAAGCTATTACAATCGGAAATGCAACCGGTGCGACCGATGTCACCATTAATGCGGGTACTGGAGGAGTTGATATTGGCGCAAATGCGATTGCGAAACTTGTACAAGTAGGTACAACCACTGGTGCATCAAGACTCAATCTCGGTGCAGGAACGGGAGGTGTATTCTTGAATGGATTAGCTGCAGCAGCTAGTGGGAATCTAGTCGTCTGTATCAATAACACTTCAAAGCAGCTCTATGTAGGATCCTCAAATACAGTGTGCAACTCATCATCAGCACGCTTCAAGCACAGTATCGAAGATATTCCTCTTGGACTTGCTGCGGTAAAGCAGATGCGCCCCGTAAGCTTTGAGTACAACGAAACAAATGAAAGGGCCCTTGGCTTTATTGCGGAGGAAGTAGCAAACATAGACGAGCGTCTAATCATTCGTGACGAAGGAGGGCTACCTTATGCAATTAACCCAGATTACTTCATTCCAATCATCACAAAAGGCGTACAAGAACTCAGCAATAAACTTGAACTCTTCCTCACAAACAGTGGAATCAGTATGGATGGTCTCAATCAACTTGCACTTAATGGAGGACTCCGCGTTTCGGGTGAAGTGGATCTCGGAAAGGACAGTGTAGGTGAAGCGGTAATCCGATCTGGTGCAACTGAAATTTCTGTAGTATTCACAACAGCATATACACAAATGCCTGTCGTCACTATTACAAAAATGACACAAGGAATACTCACCGATAACTACATCGATGAAGTGTCGCGCACTGGATTCAAGATAAAGATCGCACCCGCACAACAAAAAGATATGCGCTTTAGCTGGCATGCATTTGGGTCAACAAACGGCATACGTCTCTTTAGCGACGGTAATGTCGAGGATGTAAATTCTACATCTATACTTCTCAATCAAACAGAAAACACGAACAACCAAAGTATCACCACAGGCGGAGATATTCATCTTCCTGACACGGTCATCGGCACTGAAGTTGGAACAAGTACCACAGCAACCACAACACCAGAGGAAGCGACAACGACAACAGAGAGTACGAATGTACCCATACTTATAGAGGAGCCACCAATAACCACTCCGCAGACAGAGACTCCCGAAAGCGATCCCCTTATAACTGAATCGGGTCAACCATCAGACCCCGTAGAAACGATAGCACCATAA
- a CDS encoding permease-like cell division protein FtsX, with protein sequence MSMFTSFRRVMRSGFLNFWRNAVVSLSAIFVMTVALFVIGGSMLSSVFLQETLRTIEEKVDINVYFSSTAKADDILALRNSLEKMPEVSKVEYISRDQAIEDFRKKHENDYLLQAALNELSDNPLGAMLNIRAKNPSEYEAIALYLNKEKDDRQSEGFIGKINYAQHKVIIEKLTATVNAVEKFSFAILLFLIAIAIVITFNTIRIAIYASREEISIMRLVGATNMFVRGPFIVEGALCGIVAAILATAAFYPLTVWVQSATAEFYGGIDLFAYYIANLPQIFFVLMAAGILLGSVSSILAVRKYLKVM encoded by the coding sequence CTATGTTCACTTCTTTCCGTCGCGTAATGCGCTCGGGTTTTCTTAACTTTTGGCGTAATGCGGTAGTCTCTCTGTCTGCGATCTTCGTTATGACCGTAGCCCTTTTCGTCATTGGAGGTTCTATGCTTTCATCCGTATTCTTGCAGGAGACATTGCGTACCATCGAAGAGAAGGTGGACATTAACGTATATTTCTCTTCAACGGCAAAAGCGGACGACATCTTGGCACTTCGTAATTCACTCGAGAAGATGCCTGAAGTTTCCAAGGTTGAGTATATCTCCCGAGATCAGGCAATCGAGGATTTCCGAAAGAAGCATGAGAATGATTATTTGCTCCAGGCGGCGCTCAATGAGCTTTCAGATAATCCTCTTGGTGCAATGCTTAATATTCGTGCGAAGAATCCTTCGGAATACGAAGCGATCGCTCTCTATTTGAATAAGGAAAAAGATGATCGTCAGTCTGAGGGTTTCATTGGTAAGATCAACTATGCGCAGCATAAGGTCATTATCGAGAAGCTGACTGCAACGGTGAATGCAGTGGAAAAGTTCTCATTTGCAATCCTCCTATTCTTGATCGCCATAGCGATCGTGATTACGTTCAATACGATCCGTATCGCAATCTATGCCTCGAGGGAAGAGATAAGCATTATGAGACTTGTCGGCGCGACGAATATGTTTGTTCGTGGTCCATTCATTGTTGAAGGTGCACTCTGTGGTATCGTCGCGGCGATTCTTGCAACCGCAGCATTCTATCCGTTGACTGTCTGGGTGCAAAGCGCAACCGCAGAATTCTACGGTGGTATCGATCTCTTTGCATACTACATTGCAAATCTGCCACAGATTTTCTTTGTGCTCATGGCAGCAGGTATTCTGCTCGGTTCAGTTTCGTCGATACTCGCAGTGCGAAAGTATCTTAAGGTCATGTAA